One part of the Hyalangium ruber genome encodes these proteins:
- a CDS encoding sensor histidine kinase, translating to MPLDRSAAAPVSLLRLIWRSYLTSALVPVFFIELALIAAYFITNSVIREQNITTQQRLATEQLQYIAHQQAEHISSQLASVASNVDLLRRHAERAFVTPFVPDAEESSRYALSLEGALHTTHGLPGRAALIYSKPSRISESERTKALQFAQLDPLLQSLVETQPLVTQAYVDTADHLTRFYPYREYEDVIAASGPGYDFSIYSYYYEADATHNPERKVVWTDVHVDTAGQGWMVSATAPIYPGSGDRMEGVAGLDVTIDRLTNQVLQLHFPWNGYGMLVGKDGTILALTTQGERDWKLKELSDYSYHEPIRQDTFKPDTFNLLKREDGRALGQQLASAQQGLETVTLAGRSKQVAWSTVKSTDWKLLVVVDEADIFAEAYELNRRVLRVGLGMIAGLILFYALFFGWLYQKVRRMSGLLAEPLLDLESMMQRIGQGEYTQPRPTYPIIELQRTGEGLVQMGQHMGQSNASLQQARTDLEQLNLKLEERIQHRTRELEMANAALNQENTAKQGLIQELQRTQNQLIQSEKLASLAHLTSGIAHELKNPLNLINNLSEASIELSQELGRTLRERPQVLLSEVQDIIMDFMRNAAIVHQHGVRADHIIRSMMEHAQGRTGALEPTDVKPLLEHYLTLTYAVERARSPRLEVTFVREFDPTVGKVQAMPQQLGRVLQNLIHNAMDAVSMKQRQSTHDYVPTITLRTCREGGNVVLQVEDNGPGIPKDLHSRIFEPFFTTKPPGGGNTGLGLSLSYDIVKLHGGNLTVESELGQYTRFTVSLPACDTPQVVTAG from the coding sequence TTGCCGCTGGACAGAAGCGCCGCCGCGCCTGTGTCACTGCTGCGGCTCATCTGGCGATCCTATCTCACGAGCGCGCTCGTCCCAGTCTTCTTCATCGAGCTGGCGCTCATCGCCGCCTATTTCATCACCAACAGCGTCATCCGTGAGCAGAACATCACCACCCAGCAACGTCTAGCGACCGAGCAGCTTCAATATATCGCCCATCAACAAGCCGAGCACATCAGCTCACAGCTCGCCTCCGTGGCCTCTAACGTGGACCTGCTCCGCCGCCATGCCGAGCGCGCGTTCGTAACGCCGTTCGTCCCAGATGCCGAAGAGTCCTCGCGCTATGCCCTCTCCCTGGAAGGCGCGCTCCATACGACGCATGGACTCCCCGGCCGGGCCGCTCTGATTTATTCCAAGCCCTCCCGCATCAGCGAGTCTGAGCGCACCAAGGCTCTTCAGTTCGCTCAGCTTGATCCATTGCTCCAGAGTCTCGTGGAGACGCAGCCGCTGGTAACCCAGGCCTATGTCGACACCGCGGATCACCTGACCCGGTTCTACCCATACAGAGAATATGAAGACGTCATCGCGGCGTCAGGCCCTGGCTACGATTTCTCCATCTACAGCTACTATTACGAGGCTGACGCGACCCACAATCCAGAGCGCAAGGTCGTCTGGACAGACGTGCATGTCGATACAGCAGGTCAGGGGTGGATGGTTTCGGCCACCGCCCCTATCTACCCAGGGAGTGGCGATCGCATGGAGGGTGTAGCGGGCCTGGATGTCACCATCGACCGCCTCACCAACCAGGTGCTCCAGTTACACTTTCCGTGGAACGGCTACGGAATGCTGGTGGGGAAGGACGGCACCATCCTCGCTCTCACCACCCAGGGGGAGCGGGACTGGAAGTTGAAGGAACTCAGCGACTATTCCTACCACGAGCCCATCCGGCAAGACACGTTCAAGCCGGACACCTTCAACCTGCTCAAACGCGAGGACGGCCGCGCACTTGGCCAGCAGCTGGCCTCCGCTCAGCAGGGACTGGAGACCGTGACACTGGCAGGGCGCAGCAAGCAGGTGGCATGGTCCACCGTGAAAAGCACGGATTGGAAACTGCTGGTTGTCGTGGACGAGGCAGACATCTTCGCGGAGGCCTATGAGCTCAACAGGCGCGTCCTCCGTGTGGGCCTGGGCATGATCGCGGGGCTGATCCTCTTCTATGCCCTGTTCTTCGGGTGGCTTTACCAGAAGGTGCGCCGAATGAGTGGCTTGCTCGCGGAGCCTCTGCTGGACCTGGAGTCCATGATGCAGCGGATTGGCCAGGGCGAGTACACCCAGCCCCGGCCTACCTATCCCATCATCGAGTTACAGCGCACCGGAGAGGGGCTGGTCCAGATGGGCCAACACATGGGCCAGAGCAACGCGTCCTTGCAGCAGGCCCGCACGGATCTGGAGCAACTCAACCTGAAGCTGGAGGAGCGCATCCAACACCGCACCCGCGAACTGGAGATGGCCAACGCCGCCCTCAACCAGGAGAACACGGCCAAGCAGGGCCTCATCCAGGAACTGCAGCGCACGCAGAACCAGCTCATCCAGTCGGAGAAGCTGGCTTCCCTGGCCCATCTCACCTCGGGCATCGCGCACGAACTCAAGAACCCGCTCAATTTGATCAACAACCTGTCGGAGGCCAGTATCGAGCTATCCCAGGAACTGGGGCGGACGCTGCGGGAGCGGCCCCAGGTCCTTCTGAGCGAGGTCCAGGACATCATCATGGACTTCATGCGGAATGCGGCCATCGTCCACCAGCACGGGGTGCGGGCAGACCACATCATCCGGAGCATGATGGAGCATGCCCAGGGCCGAACCGGGGCGCTCGAGCCAACGGACGTAAAGCCGCTCCTGGAGCATTACCTGACGCTGACCTACGCAGTGGAGCGTGCCCGCTCTCCGCGGCTCGAAGTGACGTTCGTGCGAGAGTTCGACCCGACAGTGGGGAAGGTGCAGGCGATGCCCCAGCAGTTGGGGCGCGTGCTTCAGAACCTCATCCACAATGCCATGGATGCCGTGTCGATGAAGCAGCGCCAATCCACCCATGACTACGTTCCCACCATTACCCTGCGCACCTGTCGCGAGGGCGGCAACGTCGTCCTCCAAGTAGAGGACAATGGGCCAGGCATCCCGAAGGACCTCCACAGCCGCATCTTCGAGCCGTTCTTCACCACGAAGCCACCAGGAGGTGGCAACACGGGACTGGGCCTGTCGCTGAGCTACGACATCGTCAAACTCCACGGCGGAAACCTGACGGTGGAAAGCGAGCTGGGCCAATACACTCGCTTCACCGTGAGCCTCCCCGCCTGCGATACCCCACAGGTCGTCACGGCTGGATAG
- a CDS encoding MATE family efflux transporter, which produces MEVAATPQSAVQAPPPVGLFRLTWPIFLELLLFMLMGTSDTLMLSGVSDDAVSAVGVVNQYVFICIMATGVISHGAAIVVAQYIVARKVQEAARISALAITMNLCLGFMVSAGLLLFGDAILGGMNLQGPVLAHATTYLHLVGGFLFFQALINVLSGLLRTYGFTRQSMLVSLGMNVLHVAANYALIFGHFGLPELGVTGAALSTVLSRAIAVGVFAWMLYRLMPIRMEFGDYVRFSKEYVRKILKVGVPAAVEQLTYQGCQTVFLYYITFLGTVALASRQYAFAISQYVFLCSLAIGMGTAIIVGRMVGARRPEDAYRQALQSLKWGVGITLAVDVTAILFREPLVGLFTDNGDIRQVTAQLIVLSILLETGRSFNLVLVNALRAAGDATFTVYMGIVSMVCMSLPLGYFLVFRMNLGLPGVWLAIAADEWLRGVTMWLRWRSRAWERHSLVEQEAQPAAVTVGG; this is translated from the coding sequence ATGGAAGTAGCAGCTACGCCGCAGTCAGCTGTGCAGGCCCCGCCTCCCGTAGGGCTGTTCCGGCTGACCTGGCCGATCTTCTTGGAGCTCCTACTGTTCATGCTGATGGGGACGTCGGACACGCTCATGTTGAGCGGCGTCTCGGACGATGCCGTCTCCGCGGTGGGAGTGGTCAATCAGTACGTCTTCATCTGCATCATGGCCACGGGCGTCATCAGCCACGGTGCCGCCATCGTGGTCGCCCAGTACATCGTCGCCCGCAAGGTGCAGGAGGCCGCCCGAATCTCGGCGCTCGCCATCACGATGAACCTCTGCCTGGGGTTCATGGTCAGCGCGGGGTTGCTGCTGTTCGGAGACGCCATCCTGGGTGGGATGAACCTGCAGGGGCCCGTGCTGGCGCATGCGACGACGTATCTGCACCTGGTGGGAGGCTTCCTCTTCTTTCAGGCGCTCATCAACGTCCTGTCCGGCCTGCTGCGCACCTACGGCTTCACCCGGCAGTCGATGTTGGTCTCGCTGGGCATGAACGTGCTGCACGTAGCGGCCAACTACGCCCTCATCTTCGGCCACTTCGGCTTGCCGGAGCTGGGAGTGACGGGCGCGGCGCTCTCCACCGTGCTGAGTCGAGCCATCGCGGTCGGTGTATTCGCATGGATGCTCTACCGCCTCATGCCGATCCGGATGGAGTTCGGGGACTACGTGCGGTTCTCGAAGGAGTACGTCCGCAAGATCCTCAAGGTGGGCGTCCCCGCCGCGGTCGAGCAGCTCACCTATCAGGGCTGCCAGACGGTGTTCCTTTACTACATCACCTTCCTCGGCACGGTGGCCCTGGCGTCCAGGCAATATGCCTTCGCCATCTCCCAGTATGTCTTCCTGTGCAGCCTGGCGATTGGGATGGGAACCGCCATCATCGTCGGGCGCATGGTGGGCGCCCGCCGCCCTGAGGACGCGTACCGCCAGGCCCTGCAGAGCCTGAAGTGGGGCGTGGGCATCACCCTCGCGGTGGATGTGACGGCCATCCTCTTCCGCGAGCCGCTGGTGGGACTGTTCACGGACAACGGCGACATCCGCCAGGTCACCGCCCAGCTCATCGTCCTGAGCATCCTCCTGGAGACGGGCCGGTCCTTCAACCTGGTCCTGGTGAACGCGCTGCGGGCCGCTGGAGACGCCACCTTCACCGTCTACATGGGCATCGTCTCGATGGTGTGTATGAGCCTGCCGCTGGGCTACTTCCTGGTGTTCCGGATGAACCTGGGACTGCCGGGGGTCTGGCTTGCCATCGCGGCGGATGAGTGGCTCCGCGGCGTCACCATGTGGCTCCGGTGGCGAAGCCGAGCCTGGGAGCGGCACTCGCTCGTCGAGCAAGAGGCGCAGCCCGCCGCGGTGACCGTCGGAGGATAG
- a CDS encoding DUF2000 domain-containing protein, producing MPETFTTKVALIVREDLAIWQKLNVTAFLATGIAAAAPEAIGEPYEDAAGRRYCRLLGQPMLVFSATRAELQSAHRAAVERGLTAAVYVGPMFATGNDEANRAALGAENPEDLDLVGLAVRGDRKQVDKAVKGLALHK from the coding sequence ATGCCCGAGACCTTCACGACCAAGGTCGCGCTCATCGTGCGCGAGGACCTCGCCATCTGGCAGAAGTTGAATGTCACCGCCTTCCTTGCCACGGGGATCGCCGCCGCGGCCCCGGAAGCCATCGGCGAGCCCTACGAGGATGCCGCGGGGAGGCGCTATTGCCGGCTGCTCGGTCAGCCGATGCTCGTCTTCAGCGCCACCCGAGCGGAGCTCCAGAGCGCGCATCGTGCCGCCGTCGAACGCGGACTGACTGCCGCCGTCTACGTGGGCCCCATGTTCGCCACGGGCAATGATGAGGCGAACCGCGCGGCGCTGGGGGCCGAGAACCCGGAGGACCTCGATCTGGTGGGGCTCGCGGTGCGCGGTGACCGGAAGCAGGTCGACAAGGCCGTGAAGGGCCTGGCGCTTCACAAGTAG
- a CDS encoding AraC family transcriptional regulator — protein MPGPNLPSPSRSPASQPGKDWVDVSRDSATGIETIRAHFTGHAYDPHFHDAYLVGVTEQGLQEFSCRRALHRSTPGRVILIEPGEIHDGQARDEAGFTYLMLYLDPAWVTQSCTRVADGTFSLHQAGFRATLNDEPRLAAAIRRAFWRLHQPESRLARDGALDALAAALNSHFGASEVVRVGETATRAARRARELLREHMEQDLGLDALARLCGADRFQLSRAFRAAYGLPPHAYLVQLRLAAARRRLAMGEAPASVAAAVGFADQSHLGRWFRRAFGLTPAAYRAICTNVPDGKFLDR, from the coding sequence ATGCCTGGACCGAACCTGCCCTCTCCGAGCCGTTCCCCCGCTTCCCAGCCCGGCAAGGACTGGGTCGACGTCTCACGCGATTCGGCCACGGGCATCGAGACCATCCGGGCGCACTTCACCGGCCACGCCTATGACCCGCACTTCCATGATGCGTATCTCGTTGGGGTGACGGAGCAGGGGCTCCAGGAGTTCTCGTGTCGGAGGGCGCTGCATCGCAGCACGCCGGGTCGCGTCATCCTGATCGAGCCCGGAGAGATTCATGATGGACAGGCTCGGGATGAGGCGGGCTTTACGTATTTGATGCTCTACCTGGATCCCGCCTGGGTGACCCAGAGCTGTACCCGGGTGGCGGACGGCACCTTCTCACTCCACCAGGCCGGCTTCCGCGCCACCCTCAATGATGAACCGCGGCTCGCGGCAGCCATCCGCCGGGCGTTCTGGAGGCTCCACCAGCCCGAGTCGAGGCTCGCGCGGGATGGGGCGTTGGATGCGCTGGCGGCGGCCCTCAATTCACACTTCGGCGCATCCGAGGTCGTCAGGGTGGGGGAGACGGCAACCCGCGCCGCGCGGCGAGCCCGTGAGCTGCTGCGTGAGCACATGGAGCAGGACCTGGGGCTGGACGCGCTCGCTCGACTCTGCGGAGCGGACCGCTTCCAGCTGTCTCGGGCTTTTCGCGCGGCCTATGGGTTACCGCCGCACGCCTACCTCGTGCAGCTGCGTCTCGCCGCCGCGCGTCGGAGGCTTGCCATGGGTGAAGCACCCGCGTCCGTTGCCGCCGCCGTGGGCTTTGCCGATCAAAGTCACCTGGGGCGTTGGTTCCGCCGCGCGTTCGGGTTGACCCCGGCGGCCTACCGCGCAATCTGCACAAACGTTCCAGACGGGAAGTTCCTCGACCGCTGA
- a CDS encoding enoyl-CoA hydratase-related protein — MSYQHIRSSVADRVATLELHRPEARNGFTITMADELGEALDAAGANEDVRVVVLTGAGKDFCVGADLSGSSLEVSNLEHLEGGWVEPATRVTRRMFALQKPVIAAIRGAAVGVGSTMILPADFRLAARDSRFGFVFSRRGIYPEAGSSWFLPRIVGMGRALDWMVSGRLIQAEEALGAGLVRSLHEPDALLDAAYALARELVETTAPVSVAVIRQALYRMSALPSPEPAFALDSQLIASCGQNTDAVEGVMSFLQKRPARFTRTVQQDLPAFLPWREQKS, encoded by the coding sequence ATGAGCTATCAACACATCCGGTCTTCGGTTGCGGATCGGGTCGCTACCCTCGAGCTGCACCGTCCTGAAGCGCGCAACGGCTTCACCATCACCATGGCGGACGAGCTCGGCGAGGCACTCGACGCCGCCGGTGCGAATGAAGACGTGCGCGTGGTCGTCCTCACGGGTGCCGGCAAGGACTTCTGCGTAGGCGCCGACCTGAGCGGCAGCTCGCTCGAGGTATCGAATCTCGAGCACCTGGAGGGCGGATGGGTCGAGCCGGCGACCCGGGTCACCCGCCGGATGTTCGCGCTGCAGAAACCGGTCATCGCGGCGATCCGTGGCGCGGCCGTCGGAGTAGGCTCGACGATGATCCTCCCCGCGGACTTTCGCCTCGCCGCCAGAGACAGCCGCTTCGGCTTCGTCTTCAGTCGGCGGGGCATCTACCCCGAGGCAGGCTCGAGCTGGTTCCTGCCGCGAATCGTCGGGATGGGACGCGCGCTCGACTGGATGGTGAGTGGCCGTCTGATTCAAGCGGAAGAGGCACTCGGCGCGGGCCTGGTCCGGTCCCTCCACGAGCCTGACGCACTGCTCGATGCCGCCTATGCGCTCGCTCGCGAGCTGGTCGAGACCACCGCACCGGTGTCCGTCGCCGTCATCCGGCAGGCGCTCTACCGGATGAGCGCTCTGCCCTCGCCCGAGCCCGCCTTCGCGCTCGACAGCCAGCTCATCGCGAGCTGTGGGCAGAACACGGACGCCGTGGAGGGAGTGATGTCCTTCCTGCAGAAACGGCCCGCGAGGTTCACCCGAACGGTCCAGCAGGACCTGCCAGCGTTCCTGCCCTGGCGGGAGCAGAAGTCATGA
- a CDS encoding TetR/AcrR family transcriptional regulator — protein sequence MSPAARRWKRLEPDTRREQILECAVRLFGERPYAEVSTTDIAKAAGVARGLLNHYFGQKRDLYLKVVKRMLLMPGLEESVPMTGNLRERVERSVEWYLDTVATHGKTYVAVTGTGGIGSDPEVERIILEADDVAAAKTLAFLGLKVEVGSDARQRAMIRSYGGLVKATIREWIRGGTITREEAHLLLSEALITIVRDVLPRLPEQAHPEQGDARAPKTGPKR from the coding sequence ATGAGCCCCGCCGCTCGACGCTGGAAGAGGCTCGAACCGGATACGCGCCGGGAGCAGATCCTGGAGTGCGCCGTGCGGCTGTTCGGTGAGCGTCCCTATGCGGAAGTCTCCACCACGGACATCGCCAAGGCAGCGGGCGTTGCCCGGGGGTTGCTCAACCACTACTTCGGGCAGAAGCGGGACCTCTACCTGAAGGTCGTGAAGCGAATGCTGCTCATGCCCGGCCTGGAAGAGAGCGTGCCGATGACCGGAAACCTGCGAGAGCGCGTAGAGCGCAGCGTCGAGTGGTACCTCGACACGGTGGCGACCCACGGAAAGACCTACGTGGCGGTCACCGGCACGGGAGGCATCGGCTCGGATCCAGAGGTCGAACGCATCATCTTGGAGGCGGACGATGTGGCCGCCGCGAAGACGCTCGCGTTCCTGGGGCTCAAGGTCGAGGTTGGCAGTGACGCGCGACAGCGGGCGATGATCCGCTCCTACGGCGGACTGGTGAAGGCCACCATTCGCGAGTGGATCCGCGGCGGAACCATCACCCGAGAGGAAGCACACCTGCTCTTGAGCGAGGCGCTGATCACCATCGTGCGTGACGTGCTCCCCCGACTGCCAGAGCAAGCTCACCCCGAGCAGGGCGATGCCCGGGCACCGAAGACAGGGCCCAAGCGATGA
- a CDS encoding SDR family oxidoreductase, with protein MTGRAEASRPLAGRTLLMSGGSRGIGLAIGVAAGRLGANVALLAKTDTPDPRLPGTVHTAAAEIETAGGQALAVVGDVRDEADVQRAVDATVARFGGIDFCVNNASALAPLKTEELTIKRFDLMQQIQLRGTFLLTRSALPHLRRSPHPHILSLSPPVNLAPHWMGLHPAYTLAKYGMTLLTLGWAAEFAEAGIAANTLWPRTLIATAAVKNLLGGDTSMQRARAPEIMADAAVAILQRSPRDCTGQTFIDEDILRAEGVTDFSRYGGGSDVMLDLYVDP; from the coding sequence ATGACGGGAAGAGCGGAGGCCTCGAGGCCACTGGCGGGACGCACACTGTTGATGTCTGGCGGAAGCCGCGGCATCGGGCTGGCGATTGGCGTCGCGGCGGGACGGCTGGGTGCCAACGTCGCGCTGCTGGCGAAGACCGACACTCCGGATCCCCGGCTGCCCGGGACCGTACATACGGCGGCCGCGGAGATCGAAACAGCGGGCGGTCAGGCGCTCGCGGTGGTGGGCGACGTCCGCGACGAGGCGGACGTGCAGCGGGCCGTCGACGCGACCGTGGCCCGGTTTGGCGGCATCGACTTCTGTGTCAACAACGCCAGCGCCCTCGCTCCGCTCAAGACCGAGGAGCTGACCATCAAGCGCTTCGATCTGATGCAGCAGATCCAGCTCCGGGGGACGTTTCTTCTGACGCGCTCGGCGCTTCCGCACCTGCGGCGCTCCCCCCACCCGCACATCCTCTCGCTCTCTCCGCCAGTCAACCTCGCGCCGCACTGGATGGGCCTGCACCCGGCGTACACGCTCGCCAAGTACGGGATGACCCTGCTCACGCTCGGCTGGGCCGCGGAGTTCGCCGAGGCCGGCATTGCCGCGAACACGCTCTGGCCCCGGACGCTTATCGCCACCGCCGCGGTGAAGAATCTGCTCGGCGGCGACACCTCGATGCAGAGAGCCCGCGCGCCGGAGATCATGGCGGACGCCGCCGTGGCCATCCTCCAGCGCTCGCCGCGCGACTGCACCGGGCAGACCTTCATCGACGAAGACATCCTCCGCGCCGAAGGCGTTACCGACTTCAGCCGCTACGGAGGGGGCTCCGACGTCATGCTCGACCTCTACGTCGACCCCTGA
- a CDS encoding AMP-dependent synthetase/ligase: MGASIADLEAQCQARADKLTLPLLLKRNAEEYAGAPALSAGDTTLTWAQVRERTAALSRGLGTLGLKRGERMLIMMSSRPEHWIIDYAAVHLAAIPCTAYQTLSTEQVGYVAKHSGATVVVLEGADEVARWRPVLETLTALKRIIVINGSAVPAGDARFVSFAELEAEGSRLHQEDPRVFEESWKSIRPEDPIAMMYTSGTTGEPKGVVLSHRNAFYEAISVDLCIPTPMQAPSIAYLPLAHIAERELGLYRAAYKALHVHICADPAGVVPLLAKVRPPAFFGVPRVWEKLAGGLRAKLGTLEPPQREAIMAAHAVALEAFRIEGSGRAVPPELAQKVKEADAKVLQPLRRTLGLDALDWASSGAAPIPVEVLEYLGGFGIRVLEVWGMSETTGCATLSTPGDFRVGGVGRPIPGLQVRLAEDGEIFVRGPVVFLGYLDASGEIIRATDADGWLATGDIGTLDSDGFLTITDRKKELLITSSGKNIAPSKIENMLRAHPLIGQAIAIGDGWPYVTALICLDADAAPVWAKAFGLAPRSINELARDPAIQAELLSLVASVNTRLSRAEQIKRFEVVTETWSPMTGELTPTLKLKRRVLLKQYAERIATLYVDA; encoded by the coding sequence ATGGGTGCGTCTATCGCAGACCTGGAAGCGCAGTGCCAAGCACGGGCGGACAAGCTCACGCTGCCGCTCCTCCTCAAACGCAATGCGGAGGAGTACGCGGGTGCTCCCGCTCTCAGCGCTGGCGACACGACGCTCACCTGGGCACAGGTACGCGAGCGGACCGCCGCGCTCTCTCGTGGGCTCGGCACCCTCGGGCTGAAGAGAGGCGAGCGGATGCTGATCATGATGTCCAGTCGGCCCGAGCACTGGATCATCGATTACGCCGCGGTCCATCTCGCCGCCATCCCCTGCACCGCCTACCAGACACTGAGCACCGAGCAGGTGGGCTACGTCGCGAAGCACAGCGGAGCCACGGTGGTGGTGCTGGAGGGCGCGGACGAGGTCGCACGGTGGCGGCCGGTGCTCGAAACGCTCACGGCCCTCAAGCGGATCATCGTCATCAATGGGTCGGCCGTCCCGGCTGGCGATGCGCGCTTCGTCTCCTTCGCGGAGCTCGAGGCCGAGGGGAGCAGGCTTCACCAGGAGGATCCCCGGGTCTTCGAAGAGAGCTGGAAGAGCATCCGGCCCGAAGACCCGATCGCGATGATGTACACCTCGGGGACCACCGGCGAGCCCAAGGGCGTGGTGCTGAGCCATCGCAATGCCTTCTACGAGGCGATCTCGGTGGATCTCTGCATCCCCACGCCGATGCAGGCCCCCTCGATTGCCTATCTCCCGCTGGCGCACATCGCCGAGCGCGAGCTCGGCCTCTACCGCGCGGCCTACAAAGCACTGCATGTGCATATCTGCGCGGATCCGGCGGGCGTAGTGCCGCTGCTGGCCAAGGTGCGGCCTCCCGCGTTCTTCGGCGTCCCTCGCGTCTGGGAGAAGCTCGCCGGAGGCCTGCGGGCGAAGCTGGGCACGCTCGAGCCTCCCCAGCGCGAGGCCATCATGGCGGCCCACGCGGTGGCCCTGGAGGCCTTCCGGATCGAAGGCTCTGGAAGAGCGGTACCTCCAGAGCTCGCCCAGAAGGTCAAAGAGGCGGATGCCAAGGTCCTCCAGCCCCTGCGCCGAACGCTCGGGCTGGACGCGCTCGATTGGGCGAGCAGCGGCGCGGCGCCAATCCCCGTCGAGGTGCTCGAGTACCTCGGTGGCTTCGGGATCAGGGTGCTGGAGGTCTGGGGAATGAGTGAGACCACGGGGTGCGCCACCCTCAGCACGCCCGGGGACTTTCGCGTCGGCGGCGTAGGCCGGCCCATCCCGGGGCTGCAGGTCCGGCTGGCCGAGGACGGGGAGATCTTCGTCCGCGGCCCCGTGGTGTTCCTCGGCTACCTCGACGCGAGCGGTGAGATCATCCGGGCGACCGACGCGGACGGCTGGCTCGCCACGGGCGACATCGGCACGCTCGACTCCGATGGATTCCTCACCATCACCGATCGCAAGAAGGAGCTCCTCATCACCTCGAGCGGAAAGAACATCGCTCCTTCCAAGATCGAGAACATGCTGCGCGCGCACCCCCTCATCGGTCAGGCGATCGCGATTGGGGATGGCTGGCCTTATGTGACGGCACTCATCTGCCTCGACGCGGACGCAGCACCGGTCTGGGCCAAGGCGTTCGGCCTCGCACCGCGGTCGATCAATGAGCTTGCTCGCGATCCGGCGATTCAGGCGGAGCTCCTCTCGCTCGTTGCCTCGGTCAACACCCGGCTCTCCCGAGCGGAGCAGATCAAACGCTTCGAAGTGGTCACCGAGACCTGGTCTCCCATGACGGGCGAGCTCACCCCCACCCTCAAGCTCAAGCGCCGCGTCCTCCTCAAGCAGTACGCCGAGCGCATCGCCACGCTCTACGTGGACGCCTGA
- a CDS encoding acyl-CoA dehydrogenase family protein, whose amino-acid sequence MYARTPEHASFADAIDAFCRAKTGTRAQRDALTQNGTEAHSPAIYAQMAELGWLGAGISPDHGGSGGGMTDVCLFAERTAYGLAPVGGYITTAVAAGPYAKFGTEAQKEKILGGIARGRVEAIAISEPGAGSDVAALTCRAVRVSGGFIINGQKTWCSNAHLADHILLVARTDPSGSRHEGLTMFCVPTGTPGMEIRGIPTLGGKEVNDVFFTDCFLPESAVVGTVDQAWKQLMAGLNSERLILAASMLGRGRRAFDDAVAYVKERKQFGRPVGSFQALKHRIADLATELDCCELLVYRVAAMADEAPERMLPREASMAKLKTTETAKRVAIEGMQMMGGYGYATEYDMESHLRATVISTVFGGTSEIQRDIIGKTFGL is encoded by the coding sequence ATGTACGCGAGAACACCGGAGCACGCCTCGTTCGCTGACGCCATCGACGCGTTCTGCCGCGCCAAGACAGGGACGCGAGCACAGCGCGACGCCCTCACCCAGAACGGCACCGAGGCCCACAGCCCCGCGATCTACGCGCAGATGGCGGAGCTGGGTTGGCTCGGGGCGGGCATCTCGCCAGACCATGGCGGCTCGGGTGGTGGCATGACCGACGTCTGTCTCTTCGCCGAGCGGACCGCGTACGGACTTGCCCCGGTAGGGGGCTACATCACCACCGCGGTCGCCGCCGGCCCGTATGCGAAGTTCGGGACCGAGGCCCAGAAAGAGAAAATCCTCGGTGGTATCGCCCGTGGCCGCGTGGAGGCGATCGCGATCTCCGAGCCTGGGGCGGGCTCGGACGTCGCCGCACTCACCTGCCGCGCGGTCCGGGTCTCGGGCGGCTTCATCATCAACGGGCAGAAGACCTGGTGCTCGAACGCCCACCTCGCGGACCACATCCTGCTCGTGGCAAGAACCGACCCCTCGGGCTCGCGGCACGAGGGCCTCACCATGTTCTGCGTCCCCACGGGTACACCGGGGATGGAGATTCGCGGCATCCCCACCCTGGGTGGCAAGGAAGTCAACGACGTCTTCTTCACCGACTGCTTCCTGCCCGAGAGCGCCGTGGTCGGTACCGTGGACCAGGCCTGGAAACAGCTCATGGCGGGGCTCAACAGCGAGCGGCTCATCCTCGCCGCGTCCATGCTCGGTCGCGGCCGGCGCGCGTTCGATGACGCCGTCGCGTATGTGAAGGAGCGCAAGCAGTTCGGCCGGCCTGTCGGCTCCTTCCAGGCGCTCAAGCACCGGATCGCGGACCTTGCCACCGAGCTCGATTGCTGTGAGCTGCTCGTCTACCGGGTGGCCGCGATGGCGGATGAAGCCCCTGAGCGGATGCTTCCCCGCGAGGCCTCGATGGCCAAGCTGAAGACGACCGAGACGGCCAAGCGCGTGGCCATCGAGGGCATGCAGATGATGGGGGGCTACGGTTACGCCACCGAGTACGACATGGAGTCGCATCTGCGCGCGACGGTGATCTCCACCGTCTTTGGCGGCACGAGCGAGATCCAGCGCGACATCATCGGCAAGACGTTCGGGCTCTAG